From Brassica rapa cultivar Chiifu-401-42 chromosome A06, CAAS_Brap_v3.01, whole genome shotgun sequence:
CAGCCAGCCTGAGGCAATCGATTCCATAAGGCCATCCTGTCCAATCCAACGTTTATCAAACCTAAACTGCCCTCGTCTACGGTAGACTTTATCTTCCAAAAAAGCGACCACTGGCCGATGGTCAGACGCTACCATCCCTAGGTACTCCGTATAAGAACAGGGAAAAAGCGTGTGCCAGTCTTCATTCGCTAGAGCCCGATCTAGCCGACATCTGATCGTTACTGCCCCCTTTCCTTTTCCCCTTCTCCCCTGCCATGAAAAAGTGTTTCCCCGAGCTGGAAACTCCAACAAACCACAGTTTCTAATCATATCATTGAAGGGGACAAAAGAACTTGCGCTTCTTAAAGAACCTCCatctttttcatgatttccggTAATCTCGTTTAAATCTCCAATAATGAACCAAGGGTCTGTTCTCGATAACCCATACCTCGTCAACCGTTCCCATACCTGTTCCCTCAATTTTTGCACCGGTTCTCCATACACAAAAATTCCTCTAAAGGACCACAAATTCGAAAGAAAAAATCcatgtatatattaaaatcgtcgacacaaaatatattaaaatcatgAAAACAACGATCTCAAGATCCTCAACAATATATAATcagaaattaattaatagagATATGGCAACCTTAAAAAGTAATGAAAACCTTGTTGTGGgatatatatcataattttcATGTTATTATTGCAAACACTAATAATAAAGAAAGTAGCATTTTGTGATATGTACGCATAATAAAAAGGTATAAAACATAGTTGGGTACACGGTGTACCAGAGTGTTTCaccaatttttaaaattaaattgttttgAAGATACTTATAACGGAATACGAGCTTACGATGTTCGTATATTTGTCCCAAttcttctttgttttattataaCTACGGAATCTTTAtgatcataataattaattgctCAAAAAATTGCATTATAAATCATAGAATTCTTCTATGTTCTATTCAATTATTTCAGTTATATATTGTTATCACATATAAAAAATGTTTGTGTTGCTCTCTGAGCTGTAATAGTTGATCGCTCCATAGAAGAATAGACAAAAATCCTTGCACAAGTTAGCGGCCCACCACTCTGAAATTTAGATAAACATAAAAACTTGGTTACAGTAATattactataaataaatatgcaCAGTACAAAGTTGACCTTACAATGtactaatattaaattattttcataataattaaaatgCAAAGAGCTAGAGGAGAATTATCACTATTATCAAGAAATCAACTTCCTCTAACAGGGtctctatatataaaaacttaaCACCCCAAAGATTTATCATAGATCCAGAAAAATCCTCAgcaaaacaaaagttaaaaaatatgaagaaaCAACGTTACTTGGTCTTCGTCTTTGTCCTTTTCAGCTTTCTCGTGGTAAAGCTTCTTTATATTAAAACCCTAACTGATCAAGATCTGatttatacatgtatatataattaaaaaatgttgCATTTTGTTGGTATAGTTTGTGAATCTGAGTGAAGGAAGATCTGGAGGAGTTGCAGAGGAATATTGGAAGAAGATAATGAAGAATGAGCCATTACCTGAACCAATCAAAGAGCTTCTCAACAATCCATTTAGGACAGGAGAAGAGAGGTTCGTCAAGGATTTTAAAACCAAATCTATCGTCATCATCTACCACAATCCTAACGTATGATTAATTAAAtctcacacatatatatatatatatatatggctcTGTGTTTGTGTATGTATCGGTTTATACATGCAGGTATATGTGTGTATTAATTGAGCAAAGAACAGCTGTTTGAGTTGTTTGACTTAGGTATATTTTCCGTAGTGAAGAAATGTAAACCCTAGCTATAAGGGATTTTTAAATGCCAGTAATGTGAGTCTTTTGTGTGGTAATGGGCTTCTTGTGTATTTCTTATATTATGTACTATATGAAAATAAGGAATTTCAATATCTCATCTCGAGGGGGTTTTTCTTACGGATATTTGATTAGGGTTAACTTTCCTCTAAATGACTTTTTAACGTTACTTAagaatgaaattttaaaattttagtctTTTAACCAATTATTCCCCTAATATTTGACAGCTTTTTTTTTCAACTGCTTTCATTGTATTTGCGAAGAAAATATCATCCTTTTAAGAATCAGTAAACTAACAGATACACTACTGATTTAGAGAAACTACAGTTTTTCTGGCTATATCACCCTACGTACAGCTTTTCTGGCTTAAACATCTGCACAGACATTTGCAGGCCGACTGTACAGTATTATACTGTTATATGGTGTTATTCAAATAATATGTGCTATATCCTtccgtgacaaaaaaaaaaagaagtgctATATCCATATAGGTCGTCGTCAAATCTACGTTAAGGCTTTGACTGATAAAATTGTACTCTTCAGTTTAAAAAGTAcctaagtttaaaattttcacacatattaaaatatatattaaattttgattattaatACATTATCTTTTGTGATTAACTATTTTTCACAACATTTTACCAATgtaattttaataaatgtaattatattttttaaagttcacAATTTatcatcaaataatatattaaaaatgcaaaaagtattttttaaaataattattttcttaaacgTAGATATTTTCAAAAGGGAGAAAGTATGAGTAAATAGAATTGTTTCAAGTAACTAGGAGAAAGTAGTAGTAAAGGACAACAAACGCTCTTATATCTTTTCTTTGTCAGaaacaaataaatgaaaaaacacaaaatatttcACCTTGTTCTAGTAAGTGATTAAAAAACTTCAGTTATATATAACCAAAAGTCAGAGTAATTTTCTTGTTGCTCAACAAGAAGTGTCGGCCAGCCAGAGTCCAAATCAATTAAAACTAAatcattattaaagttgaaCAAACTActcagaacatctccaaaatagagtaactcgAGAACGAAGTTGAGTTTTGCTctaatgtattactccatttccTATTCcaaaatagaatattttaatatattatgttttatgttattaaaaaattagtaatatcatttttcatttatactatttacaaaataatgCATTTTCATATCTATgatcttttatgttttata
This genomic window contains:
- the LOC103871415 gene encoding uncharacterized protein LOC103871415; its protein translation is MKKQRYLVFVFVLFSFLVFVNLSEGRSGGVAEEYWKKIMKNEPLPEPIKELLNNPFRTGEERFVKDFKTKSIVIIYHNPNV